The segment CCCAGGGCCAATGGCTGGAGACCAGCACCGGCAACCTCTGGGGCTGGGCCAACGGCCAGTGGCACACCCCAGGCCTGGGGGCGGGCCTGCTGCCAGGGATTGGGCGACAGCATATCCTTGCGACCTTAGCGCAGCGAGGAGAGCGGGTAAACCAGTCGCCCTGGCCGCCAGGGGTAATCCAGCGGTTTGAGGCCCTGGCCTACAGTAACTCAGCGGTACAGGTGGTGCCGATACACACAGTATTAGGCGATCGCAGTAGACTGGAGATTAACCCTCAGCACCCCGCCCTAGCGGCTTTGCGGGCTGTCTTTTGGGAAAAATAGTCCTACTGCAAGATTCGATTAGCCCATTCCGACAGATGACGTTAACATAAGTTAATAACCTTCTCAGCATTACAGCTCGTTTAAAATCTAGTCCTCAAGAGCAGTTCCTTAAACACAGCTTTAAGCAACGGTTCATCCCAAGACGTTAGTGGAGGCATTAGCCCGGTGAACAAACGGTGGAGAAACGCAGGTTTATACGCCCTGCTGGTCGTGGTAGTGATTGCCCTGGCGACCGCAATTTTTGACGGTTCTGGCCCTGAAACCCAGACCTGGCGCTACAGCCAATTTTTAGACGCGGTGCAAAACAACCAGATCGAGCGCGTCAGCATCAGCGCCGATCGCACCCGCGCCCGCTTTACAGACCCTGAGGGCAACGGTCAGATCATCGTCAATCTGCCCAACGACCAGGATCTAATCAGCACCCTAGAAACCAACAATGTCGATATTGTCGTCATGCCCCAGAGCGACGACAGCGTTTGGGTGCGGGCCTTCAGTACCCTGCTGATCCCCATTTTGCTGCTGGGGGTGCTCTTCTTCGTGCTGCGCCGCGCCCAGAGCGGCCCCGGCAGCCAGGCGATGAACTTTGGCAAGTCCAAAGCTCGCGTGCAGATGGAGCCCCAAACCCAGGTCACCTTTGGCGATGTGGCCGGCATCGAGCAGGCTAAGCTCGAGCTGACCGAAGTGGTTGACTTCCTCAAAAACGCCGACCGCTTCACCGCCGTCGGGGCCAAGATTCCCAAGGGTGTGCTGCTGGTTGGCCCTCCCGGTACTGGTAAAACCCTGCTGGCCAAGGCCGTGGCGGGCGAGGCGGGCGTGCCCTTCTTCTCCATCTCCGGTTCTGAATTTGTGGAAATGTTCGTCGGTGTGGGGGCCTCCCGCGTCCGCGACCTGTTTGAGCAGGCCAAGACCAACGCTCCCTGTATCGTCTTTATCGACGAGATCGACGCCGTGGGCCGCCAGCGGGGCGCAGGCCTCGGCGGCGGCAACGACGAGCGCGAGCAAACCCTCAACCAGCTGCTCACCGAAATGGATGGCTTCGAGGGCAATACCGGCATCATCATCATCGCTGCCACCAACCGCCCCGACGTACTTGATGCCGCCCTGCTGCGCCCCGGTCGCTTTGACCGTCAGGTGGTGGTCGATCGCCCCGACTACGCCGGTCGTTTGGAGATCCTCAACGTCCACGCCCGCGGCAAGACCTTCTCTAAGGATGTCGATCTACAAAAGATTGCCCGCCGCACCCCTGGGTTCACCGGGGCCGACCTGTCGAACCTGCTGAACGAGGCCGCCATTCTCGCCGCCCGCCGCAACCTCACCGAGATTTCCATGGATGAGGTCAACGATGCGATCGATCGCGTCCTGGCTGGCCCCGAGAAAAAAGACCGCGTCATGAGCGAAAAGCGCAAAGAGCTGGTCGCCTACCACGAAGCCGGTCACGCCCTGGTCGGTGCCTTGATGCCCGACTACGACCCCGTTCAGAAAATCAGCATCATCCCTCGCGGTCGGGCCGGGGGTCTGACCTGGTTTACCCCCAGCGAAGATCGCCTGGAGTCGGGCCTCTACTCTCGCTCCTACCTGCAAAACCAGATGGCCGTGGCCCTGGGTGGCCGCATCGCCGAAGAAATTATCTTTGGCGAAGAGGAAGTCACCACCGGGGCTTCCAACGACCTCCAGCAGGTGGCCCGCGTGGCTCGCCAGATGGTGACCCGCTTTGGCATGAGCGACAAGCTCGGCCCCGTGGCCCTCGGTCGCCAGCAGGGCAACATGTTCCTGGGTCGCGACATCGCCGCCGAGCGCGATTTCTCTGAAGAAACCGCCGCCACCATCGATTCCGAAGTGCGCGGTCTGGTTGACCAGGCATACACCCGCGCCAAGCAGGTGCTCACCCAAAACCGCCACGTGCTCGATCAGCTAGCCACCATGCTAGTGGACAAAGAAACGGTGGATTCTGAAGAGCTGCAACAGCTGCTCGCCACCAACGACGTCAGCATGGCCTCGATTGTGTAAAAGGCCAAGGTTCGCTTAGTTGATACATTGAAAGGGATGTCCAGTATGGGCATCCCTTTTTATTTTCATTGTAGGGAAATTCCAGACGAAGGGTTAATTAGCTACTGGAAGAAAGAAATTGCGGGTTTAAAAAAGAGCTTAGCTAGGGCAGAAAAACGATTGAGGCGAGGGAAATGATTTTTAGCATTCAGCAGCCTATACCGGTTAACTCAACGCTTTCTATTTTGCTGACAGAGCTAGGGGAAGAATGTGAAAAGGTCGTCTTCTTGTTGAGCCAGCTTAAGCTAGCTAACCTGACAGACGATCAGAAGGGCGATATTCTGGCAGAGCTAACTGGATCCATCTGTCATCTCCACGTGCATACTGAGGATCTGCCAGAGCTGATCGAAGATGAAATTTTGGCTTTGCCGGATGACGCAGAGAGCTAGGGGATAAACCGCTTTGTAATTCTATGTGTAACGGTTTGCAAGCAATGGTGGGCAAACCGTTAGAAACCATCGACGCTGATGCTCCCAAGGGCTAGGGTTGTGGTTGTTTTATTGAGCCACAGGCCGCAAGATGACCGTTCAACCTCGATCTTCTGCATCTAGCATCATTCTCACCAATATCGAAACTGTCCCCGGCAAGACCATTACGCAACACCTGGGGTTGGTGCAGGGCAGTTCGGTGCGGGCCAAGCACATTGGTCGCGACATTGCCGCCGGGCTCAAAAATATTGTGGGCGGCGAGCTCAAGGGTTACACCGAGCTGCTGCAAGAGGCTCGCCAAGAGGCCACCAACCGCATGGTGCAAGACGCCCAGCGGCTGGGCGCAAACGCCATTGTCAACGTGCGTTTTGCCACCTCGTCGCTGACCCAGGGTGCGGCAGAACTGTTTGCCTACGGCACCGCCGTGCGGGTGGATTAGCTATGGATGGGTTAATTATCTTTGCGGTATTGCTGGGGGTTGGCTACTTTTTTGGCACCCGCGCCGAAAAGCAGCATTTTCGCCATCTACAGCAGCGAGAGCAGAGCACTCAAGGGCTGGTGCTCAGTACGGCTGGGGCCAGGGTTTCTCTGCCCAAAGCACAGCAGGCGCAGCTGTTCACCGGCAGCGTAGTGGTGTCATCGGATTTCTTTAAGACCTTTATTGCGGGCATATTAAACGTTTTTGGCGGGCGGATTACGGTCTATGAAAGCCTGCTGGAGCGGGGGCGTCGAGAGGCCCTGCTGCGGATGGAAGAAGCTGCCCTGGCCTGGGGTGCAGACCAGGTGGTTAACATTCGCATTCAAACCGCTGAGCTAAGCGGCAACAGCGGCCAGGGCGTGGTTGCTCTTGAAGTAATTGCCTACGGCACAGGCGTTCGCTAGCCTACGGGAAGACAATTTGGTCGGGCGGTCAACTCGCCCTAACCCATGTCTACAGCGGCAATTAGACCAAAGACGATAAACAGCAGGCCGCCAACAACGGTGAGCCAGCGCTCTGAAATGCGCCCGGCGATCAGTTTGCCGCAGGCAACGGCGATCGCCGCACATACCGCGTGCCCCAGGGTCGCCCCCAGCACCACCCCCACCGGGTGGTTGGCCGCCGCCAGGGCAATGGTGGCAAACTGGGTGCGATCGCCCCACTCAGCTACAAACGTCAGGCTAAAGGACTCAATCAGCACCGTTCTGACCGACCATTTGCTCACTCCAGCCTCGCACTCTTCGACGGCCTCCAGGGCCTCGGCCTGCTCTTCGGCCAGGCTGCCGCCCCCGGTCATGCGGCTGGCGCTGTACAGCAGCTTCAGCCCAAACCCCAGAAAGAGCGCTACGGTCAAGGCCTGCACATAGTATTGGGGCAGCACCGTGACCATTTGGCCAATGGCTACCGACAAAACCGTCATCACAAACAGCGCGGCGGTGACCCCTAAAAACACCCAGCGGCGGGGGTGCCGGGTCGCCAAAATCATGCCGATAAAAAAGGTTTTATCCCCTAGTTCAGATAGGGTAATCAGCAGCAGGCCAGCGGTAAAGCCGGTTAATGGGTGCATGGGCCTCTCCAGTGGTGTAGAACTGGGTGGGCATGATGGAAACTTTAAACAGACTCCACCAAGCCCACATCAGCTGTGGACTCAGTGAAGGTCTCGCTTGTGAATTAGCGCAGGGCAAAATCACTATCTGAACCAGGCTCATCGCCAGCATGTTGATTCAGACAGGTGGGCTGTGAAACCCAAAGCTACTCCCCTTCATGAGTAAAACCATATCACGAACAGAGGATTTGATCACAATTAAAAATACTGATTGGAATCATAGAAAATAGACTTTCATTTCATAATTTAATCATTTTTGCGGCAGCTCTGCTCATCTTCTATTCATTTTTTGCTGTTTGCCATGGAGATATGCCATAGCCTATGCTATTTTCTGGCAAGTGAACTATCTTATGCGGCAAATAATGTCTAAATTAATTCCCTATCAGCCTCTTATTTTAAGAATTTTGCATGGCATTGCTGGCCTGCTGGCCATGGGTGCATTGATTACCGGCTTTCTGGTTTACAACACCTATGACGGTCGGTTTGGCTCTATTGCTTTACCGTCGCTGCCAGACATCCAAGGCATTCACGGCACGTTCGGGCTTTTCTTTTTGCTGACCTTTCCCGCCCTTGCCATCTATAGTTTTCATTGGGGATACCGGCGATTACTGTTTCCTAACTTTTGGGCTCGACTGACCCATCAAGTGGGCAAACCCGGCTGGTGGGTCAATCTTCAGCGACTTTTAAATACCGCTATGCTTCTGGCCGCTACATTAGCCGTAGTGACCGGCAGAATGATGCAAGAGGCATGGCTACCTGCTGGCGAGCTGCACCATATTTGGTACCAGCTGCATTTGACGGCGTGGCTGGTGCTGTTGACAACTTTGTTGGGCCATATTGCCATGGGTCTCAAGGTTGGCGGGGTACCCTTGCTGCTTTCTATGGTGCAGACGAAGTACCGCTCAGAAGAATCGCCCTCCCTGTGGATCAGATATGTTCGAGAAAAATTCCGCGAGCGATTTGGGCGTTAGCTATTAATTGATTAATTGATTTTTCTCGCAAAACTGCTGCTATGAAACGAACAAATGCTCCATTGAAGGTTGTTGAGTGGGTCGTCATGGGCGGCATTTTTGCCGCATTCATTTTGCCGCTGCTGACCTATCTAGCTGAACTGTAGCGGCTGCACAGTTGCTAAGCAGCGTCCACTGCGGCGATCGCCATTGCCACCGAACTGAGGCATACCGTATCGCAGGCTAGGGCCAGTCGGCGATCGCCGTAGTGGACTGCACCCGGTGCATGCCAGCCTCCGCAAAGCGTTGGTAGGCAGCCTCGGCCTGGTCAGTAAAATCGACCACGTCGGGCACAACTACCGGCGAGGCACAGTCGTCGAGCAGGTAGACCTTTTGGGCCAGGGCCGGGTCAGTGGCTTGAATATCGCTCAGCAGGTCGGCCACCGTCCAGGCGACGCAGTGGCTCTTGGCCTGGCCGGCGACAATCACCGCATCGAAGGTCAGCAGAGTTTGAATGAGGGGGATGTTCTTTTGGGCGATCGCCCCACCCCGGCCATCTTCGGTCACCTCGGGGCTGAGCACCGAGTAGTTTTCCGTCAGCGGGTTGCTGCCCTTGAGCTCAAAGCGGCTCTGGCTCTGGCGGGCGATGGTGTGAAAAAAGCAGGCTTCTTCGATCGCCGGTACCAGGGCGTGGCCAATGCCCCCCAGCATGGAGTGGTAGGGCCAGATGGTGAGGGGATACTTGCCCCGGTCATCCAGGGTTTTGGTGTAGTGCAGGGCGTACTCTTGCAGATCGGGGGAGGTGGTGAGGTTGGCGGCCATCGCCGGGTTGACCCGCCACTTGCCCTGCACCACATCGTCGTAGTGAATCAGGGTCATCGGCGGCGGGTTCTCGCCCTCGGCATCGACCCAAAAGGCGGGGTGAAAGACCTGCATGGCCTGATGGGTGTCGAGGGTGGCGGTAATAGTGGTGATCTGCCCCAGATTGCGGTAGATAAACTCGGCCAGACGGCGGTTGTCATCCACCGCGCCCTGGCCCGATCGCCCGCCCACAAACAGCTCAAAGCCCGGAATGCAAAAGGTGTTCTGCACATCGATCAGCAGCAGGCAGAGGCGACGGGCATCCTCGGCGGCGGGGGCAAGGTTGTGGGCCTTAGCCCAGGCGTGGGCCTCGGTGGCGCGCTGCTGGTAGGGCACCGACCACACTTCACCCACCCGGCTGGGGCGATAAAAATCGGGAATGGGCAGCTGGGCTGAAGGGGGCATAGGGCTAGGGCTCCGCAAAACGTTGTGCCAACTGGCTGCTCCAATTTTAGGCGCGATCGCCAGCTCACGGCATGGGCAACGCTGCCAGTCTTAACTCAGCCTTCACCCCCAGGGGCTGCTCCCCCTGACGCTACAAGCTTTAGGCTTTCTTCGCTTTTCCCTTAACCACTGCTGGGTTGTCGGTCTAGCCAATGGATTACCCTCGCTTCACCGTCCCTTAAATAACTGCTAAACGGCTATTAAACCTACCGTTACCAGGGCCAAATACTATTCTTTCGTTACTCAAAAAAGTCTACTGGGGAGCCCTGACCATGGCGAAAAAGCCAGATATCCGCACCGTTTTTAAAAAGATGGTCAACCTTGAGGACACAAATCACAATCCCTCAAACAACGATTCCTTCGAGCAAGTTTTAAACCGCGCCCGCCTGGGGCGACGGAGCTTTCTAAAGGGCAGTTCATCGCTGGCCGCCGCCGCCATGCTGGGCACCGGTTTGGCCGTTGGGGCCGACGCCACCAAGCAGACCGGCAAAGCCGCTAAAGCCGCCGCCAACCTGCGCCTCAGCTTTAGCCCCGTGGCTAAGAGCATTGCCGATACCCTGACGGTGCCCGAGGGCTACACCGCCCGCGTGCTGCTGGCCACGGGCGACCCGATCAAGCGCAACGTCACCCCCTACAAAAACGACGGCACCGACAACGACTTTGAGGTGCGGGCGGGCGATCACCACGACGCCATGCACTACTTTGGCCTCAACCGGGCGGGCAATGGCTGGGACCCCAACGGCAGCGATCGCGCCCTGCTCTGCATCAACCACGAAGTCTGCGAAGATCTGGGCTTTGTCCACCCCAACGGCCCCACCAACTATGGCCCCGAGAGCACTGAGGCCCGTCCGGCCATCGAGATCGATAAAGAAGTGGCGGCCCACGGCGTCACCGTGGTGGAAGTTGTCAAGCAGGGATCGACCTACGAGATCAACCGCGATTCGCGCTTTAACCACCGCGTGACCGCCGCCACCCGCTGCCAGATCAGCGGCCCCGCCCGGCGCAGCCCCCTGATGGCCACGGCCTTTTCCCCCAGCGGTGAGCAGACCCGGGGCACCCTCAACAACTGCGCCAACGGCTACACCCCCTGGGGCACCTACCTCACCTGCGAAGAAAACTGGGCGGGCTACTTCAACCGTCGCGAAGAGGACAGCGCCCGTACGGCTAAGGAACTGGCCTCCTTCAAGCGCTACGGCATTGGCAGTGCCACCTCGGGCCGCTACAACTGGTCGCGGGCCGAAGCGGCGGGCAACCCCGACCTCTACCGGCGCTGGGACACCAGCAAAACCGCCGCCCGCCCCAACCAGGACTATCGCAACGCCGCCAACACCTTCGGCTGGGTGGTCGAACTCGACCCCTTTAACCCCAGCGCCATACCGCAAAAACGCACGGCGATCGGGCGCTTTGCCCACGAAGGCTGCTGGCCAGCAGCCCCGGTGGCGGGTCAACCCCTGGTGTTTTACTCCGGCGACGACGCCCGCAACGAATACATGTACAAGTTTGTCTCCGCCGCCAGTTGGGATCCCCGCGACGCCAACCGGGGTATGGCCGCCGGGAATAAGTACCTGGATGCGGGCACTCTCTACGCCGCCAAATTTAACGAAGATGGCACGGGCGAGTGGCTGCCCCTGACCATGAATAACCCCAAGATCGCCAGCTACGCCGACTACGCCTTTGCCGATGAAGCCGACGTGTTGATCAACGCCCGCATCGCCGCCGATGCCGCCGGGGCCACCAAGATGGATCGGCCCGAGTGGGGCGGCGTCAACCCGGTGAATGGGGATGTCTACCTCACCCTGACCAACAATGTGTCGAGCAGCGGCGGGCGCGGTGTGGGCACCCCCCTCAACGCCGCCAACCCTCGCTACTACGCCGACGCTAAGGGGGACACCGTCAGCAAAGGCAATGTCAACGGCCACATCGTTCGCTGGCGCGAGGCCGCAGGCAACCCCGCTGCCACCGCCTTTGAGTGGGATGTGTACCTGTTTGGCGCGCGGGCTACCGCCGAGGCCGATGTCAACCTGTCTGGGCTCACCGACGCGAACGATTTCTCCAGCCCCGACGGTCTCTGGTTTAGCGAGGCGGTGCCCGGCCTGCTGTGGATTCAGACCGACGACGGCTACATCACCGATGTCACCAACTGCATGATGCTGGCGGCCCTGCCGGGAACCGTGGGCGACGGTGCCGCCACAATGGTGACCAACAAAGCGGTGCCGATCAACGGCGATGCCGATCAGCAGGTTAAGACCTACATGGGTCAGGGGGCGAGCCCCACGGTGCTGAGCCGGTTTTTGGTGGGGCCACGCGATTGTGAGATCACC is part of the Nodosilinea sp. PGN35 genome and harbors:
- the ftsH3 gene encoding ATP-dependent zinc metalloprotease FtsH3, with amino-acid sequence MNKRWRNAGLYALLVVVVIALATAIFDGSGPETQTWRYSQFLDAVQNNQIERVSISADRTRARFTDPEGNGQIIVNLPNDQDLISTLETNNVDIVVMPQSDDSVWVRAFSTLLIPILLLGVLFFVLRRAQSGPGSQAMNFGKSKARVQMEPQTQVTFGDVAGIEQAKLELTEVVDFLKNADRFTAVGAKIPKGVLLVGPPGTGKTLLAKAVAGEAGVPFFSISGSEFVEMFVGVGASRVRDLFEQAKTNAPCIVFIDEIDAVGRQRGAGLGGGNDEREQTLNQLLTEMDGFEGNTGIIIIAATNRPDVLDAALLRPGRFDRQVVVDRPDYAGRLEILNVHARGKTFSKDVDLQKIARRTPGFTGADLSNLLNEAAILAARRNLTEISMDEVNDAIDRVLAGPEKKDRVMSEKRKELVAYHEAGHALVGALMPDYDPVQKISIIPRGRAGGLTWFTPSEDRLESGLYSRSYLQNQMAVALGGRIAEEIIFGEEEVTTGASNDLQQVARVARQMVTRFGMSDKLGPVALGRQQGNMFLGRDIAAERDFSEETAATIDSEVRGLVDQAYTRAKQVLTQNRHVLDQLATMLVDKETVDSEELQQLLATNDVSMASIV
- a CDS encoding YbjQ family protein; amino-acid sequence: MTVQPRSSASSIILTNIETVPGKTITQHLGLVQGSSVRAKHIGRDIAAGLKNIVGGELKGYTELLQEARQEATNRMVQDAQRLGANAIVNVRFATSSLTQGAAELFAYGTAVRVD
- a CDS encoding YbjQ family protein, producing the protein MDGLIIFAVLLGVGYFFGTRAEKQHFRHLQQREQSTQGLVLSTAGARVSLPKAQQAQLFTGSVVVSSDFFKTFIAGILNVFGGRITVYESLLERGRREALLRMEEAALAWGADQVVNIRIQTAELSGNSGQGVVALEVIAYGTGVR
- a CDS encoding TMEM165/GDT1 family protein gives rise to the protein MHPLTGFTAGLLLITLSELGDKTFFIGMILATRHPRRWVFLGVTAALFVMTVLSVAIGQMVTVLPQYYVQALTVALFLGFGLKLLYSASRMTGGGSLAEEQAEALEAVEECEAGVSKWSVRTVLIESFSLTFVAEWGDRTQFATIALAAANHPVGVVLGATLGHAVCAAIAVACGKLIAGRISERWLTVVGGLLFIVFGLIAAVDMG
- a CDS encoding cytochrome b/b6 domain-containing protein translates to MSKLIPYQPLILRILHGIAGLLAMGALITGFLVYNTYDGRFGSIALPSLPDIQGIHGTFGLFFLLTFPALAIYSFHWGYRRLLFPNFWARLTHQVGKPGWWVNLQRLLNTAMLLAATLAVVTGRMMQEAWLPAGELHHIWYQLHLTAWLVLLTTLLGHIAMGLKVGGVPLLLSMVQTKYRSEESPSLWIRYVREKFRERFGR
- a CDS encoding isochorismatase, encoding MPPSAQLPIPDFYRPSRVGEVWSVPYQQRATEAHAWAKAHNLAPAAEDARRLCLLLIDVQNTFCIPGFELFVGGRSGQGAVDDNRRLAEFIYRNLGQITTITATLDTHQAMQVFHPAFWVDAEGENPPPMTLIHYDDVVQGKWRVNPAMAANLTTSPDLQEYALHYTKTLDDRGKYPLTIWPYHSMLGGIGHALVPAIEEACFFHTIARQSQSRFELKGSNPLTENYSVLSPEVTEDGRGGAIAQKNIPLIQTLLTFDAVIVAGQAKSHCVAWTVADLLSDIQATDPALAQKVYLLDDCASPVVVPDVVDFTDQAEAAYQRFAEAGMHRVQSTTAIADWP
- a CDS encoding PhoX family phosphatase; protein product: MAKKPDIRTVFKKMVNLEDTNHNPSNNDSFEQVLNRARLGRRSFLKGSSSLAAAAMLGTGLAVGADATKQTGKAAKAAANLRLSFSPVAKSIADTLTVPEGYTARVLLATGDPIKRNVTPYKNDGTDNDFEVRAGDHHDAMHYFGLNRAGNGWDPNGSDRALLCINHEVCEDLGFVHPNGPTNYGPESTEARPAIEIDKEVAAHGVTVVEVVKQGSTYEINRDSRFNHRVTAATRCQISGPARRSPLMATAFSPSGEQTRGTLNNCANGYTPWGTYLTCEENWAGYFNRREEDSARTAKELASFKRYGIGSATSGRYNWSRAEAAGNPDLYRRWDTSKTAARPNQDYRNAANTFGWVVELDPFNPSAIPQKRTAIGRFAHEGCWPAAPVAGQPLVFYSGDDARNEYMYKFVSAASWDPRDANRGMAAGNKYLDAGTLYAAKFNEDGTGEWLPLTMNNPKIASYADYAFADEADVLINARIAADAAGATKMDRPEWGGVNPVNGDVYLTLTNNVSSSGGRGVGTPLNAANPRYYADAKGDTVSKGNVNGHIVRWREAAGNPAATAFEWDVYLFGARATAEADVNLSGLTDANDFSSPDGLWFSEAVPGLLWIQTDDGYITDVTNCMMLAALPGTVGDGAATMVTNKAVPINGDADQQVKTYMGQGASPTVLSRFLVGPRDCEITGITESPDGRVIFVNIQHPGENSESATDPALFTSHWPDGGNARPRSATVVITRNDGGRIAV